Proteins encoded by one window of Pelecanus crispus isolate bPelCri1 chromosome 24, bPelCri1.pri, whole genome shotgun sequence:
- the HSD17B10 gene encoding 3-hydroxyacyl-CoA dehydrogenase type-2 → MAAIRSVKGLVALVTGGASGLGRATVERLVAQGARVVLLDLPTSPGIQLAKELGERCAFAPADVTSAEEVGAALTLAQKEFGRLDLVVNCAGIGIALKTYNSKKDKVHELEDFQRVINVNLVGTFNVIRLSARLMSQNQPDADGHRGLVVNTASVAAFEGQVGQAAYSASKGGIVGMTLPIARDLAPLGIRVVTIAPGLFSTPLLAGLPERVRNFLGQQVPFPSRLGHPAEYAHLVQALAENPMINGEVVRLDGALRMQP, encoded by the exons ATGGCGGCCATCCGCAGCGTGAAG GGACTGGTGGCACTGGTGACCGGCGGTGCCTCGGGACTGGGACGAGCCACGGTGGAGCGGCTGGTGGCACAGGGGGCTCGGGTGGTCCTCCTCGACCTGCCCACGTCACCGGGGATCCAGCTGGCCAAGGAGCTGGGGGAGCGCTGTGCCTTCGCCCCCGCCGAC GTGACGTCGGCCGAGGAGGTGGGCGCAGCCCTGACCTTGGCCCAGAAGGAGTTTGGGCGTCTGGACCTGGTGGTGAACTGTGCCGGCATTGGCATCGCCCTCAAGACCTACAACAGCAAGAAGGACAAAGTGCATGAGCTGGAGGACTTCCAGAGGGTCATCAAC GTGAACCTGGTGGGGACCTTCAACGTCATCCGCCTCAGCGCCCGGCTGATGAGCCAGAACCAACCCGACGCCGACGGCCACCGAGGTCTGGTGGTCAACACCGCCAGCGTGGCCGCCTTCGAGGGGCAG GTGGGACAAGCGGCCTACTCGGCCTCCAAGGGCGGCATCGTGGGCATGACCCTGCCCATCGCCCGCGACCTGGCGCCGCTGGGGATCCGGGTGGTCACCATCGCGCCGG GGCTGTTCTCCACTCCGTTGTTGGCCGGTTTGCCCGAACGAGTTCGGAATTTTTTGGGACAACAAGTGCCTTTCCCCTCCCGGCTGGGGCACCCCGCCGAATACGCCCACCTCGTCCAGGCCTTGGCCGAGAACCCCATGATCAACGGGGAGGtggtgaggttggacggggccCTCCGCATGCAgccctga
- the NAA10 gene encoding N-alpha-acetyltransferase 10 isoform X3 → MNIRNARPEDLMNMQHCNLLCLPENYQMKYYFYHGLSWPQLSYIAEDENGKIVGYEDPDDVPHGHITSLAVKRSHRRLGLAQKLMDQASRAMIENFNAKYVSLHVRKSNRAALHLYSNTLNFQISEVEPKYYADGEDAYAMKRDLTQMADELRKQVEQKERGRGLWKWGGPPPTSACAPPLPRTAGADSKDVSEVSETTESTDVKDSSEASDSAS, encoded by the exons ATGAACATCCGGAATGCGCGG CCCGAGGACCTGATGAACATGCAACACTGCaacctgctctgcctgcccgaGAATTACCAGATGAAGTATTACTTCTACCACGGCCTCTCCTGGCCCCAG ctctcctACATCGCTGAAGATGAGAATGGGAAGATCGTGGGTTAT gaggacCCCGATGACGTTCCTCACGGGCACATCACGTCCCTG GCAGTGAAGAGATCCCACCGACGCCTGGGGCTGGCGCAGAAGCTGATGGACCAGGCGTCCCGGGCCATGATCGAGAACTTCAACGCCAAGTACGTCTCTCTCCACGTTCGCAAGAG CAACCGGGCGGCTCTGCATCTCTACTCCAACACTCTCAACTTCCA GATCAGCGAGGTGGAGCCCAAATACTACGCGGACGGGGAGGACGCCTACGCCATGAAGCGGGACCTCACCCAAATGGCGGACGAG CTGCGGAAGCAGGTGGAGCAGAAGGAGCGTGGCC ggggtttGTGGAAGTGGGGGGGCCCCCCCCCAACCTCCgcctgtgccccccccctcccgaGGACGGCGGGGGCCGACAGCAAGGACGTCAGCGAGGTGAGCGAGACCACCGAGAGCACCGACGTCAAAGACAGCTCCGAGGCCTCCGACTCCGCTtcatag
- the NAA10 gene encoding N-alpha-acetyltransferase 10 isoform X2 — MNIRNARPEDLMNMQHCNLLCLPENYQMKYYFYHGLSWPQLSYIAEDENGKIVGYVLAKMEEDPDDVPHGHITSLAVKRSHRRLGLAQKLMDQASRAMIENFNAKYVSLHVRKSNRAALHLYSNTLNFQISEVEPKYYADGEDAYAMKRDLTQMADELRKQVEQKERGLWKWGGPPPTSACAPPLPRTAGADSKDVSEVSETTESTDVKDSSEASDSAS; from the exons ATGAACATCCGGAATGCGCGG CCCGAGGACCTGATGAACATGCAACACTGCaacctgctctgcctgcccgaGAATTACCAGATGAAGTATTACTTCTACCACGGCCTCTCCTGGCCCCAG ctctcctACATCGCTGAAGATGAGAATGGGAAGATCGTGGGTTATGTCCTGGCCAAGAT ggaggaggacCCCGATGACGTTCCTCACGGGCACATCACGTCCCTG GCAGTGAAGAGATCCCACCGACGCCTGGGGCTGGCGCAGAAGCTGATGGACCAGGCGTCCCGGGCCATGATCGAGAACTTCAACGCCAAGTACGTCTCTCTCCACGTTCGCAAGAG CAACCGGGCGGCTCTGCATCTCTACTCCAACACTCTCAACTTCCA GATCAGCGAGGTGGAGCCCAAATACTACGCGGACGGGGAGGACGCCTACGCCATGAAGCGGGACCTCACCCAAATGGCGGACGAG CTGCGGAAGCAGGTGGAGCAGAAGGAGC ggggtttGTGGAAGTGGGGGGGCCCCCCCCCAACCTCCgcctgtgccccccccctcccgaGGACGGCGGGGGCCGACAGCAAGGACGTCAGCGAGGTGAGCGAGACCACCGAGAGCACCGACGTCAAAGACAGCTCCGAGGCCTCCGACTCCGCTtcatag
- the NAA10 gene encoding N-alpha-acetyltransferase 10 isoform X1, with protein sequence MNIRNARPEDLMNMQHCNLLCLPENYQMKYYFYHGLSWPQLSYIAEDENGKIVGYVLAKMEEDPDDVPHGHITSLAVKRSHRRLGLAQKLMDQASRAMIENFNAKYVSLHVRKSNRAALHLYSNTLNFQISEVEPKYYADGEDAYAMKRDLTQMADELRKQVEQKERGRGLWKWGGPPPTSACAPPLPRTAGADSKDVSEVSETTESTDVKDSSEASDSAS encoded by the exons ATGAACATCCGGAATGCGCGG CCCGAGGACCTGATGAACATGCAACACTGCaacctgctctgcctgcccgaGAATTACCAGATGAAGTATTACTTCTACCACGGCCTCTCCTGGCCCCAG ctctcctACATCGCTGAAGATGAGAATGGGAAGATCGTGGGTTATGTCCTGGCCAAGAT ggaggaggacCCCGATGACGTTCCTCACGGGCACATCACGTCCCTG GCAGTGAAGAGATCCCACCGACGCCTGGGGCTGGCGCAGAAGCTGATGGACCAGGCGTCCCGGGCCATGATCGAGAACTTCAACGCCAAGTACGTCTCTCTCCACGTTCGCAAGAG CAACCGGGCGGCTCTGCATCTCTACTCCAACACTCTCAACTTCCA GATCAGCGAGGTGGAGCCCAAATACTACGCGGACGGGGAGGACGCCTACGCCATGAAGCGGGACCTCACCCAAATGGCGGACGAG CTGCGGAAGCAGGTGGAGCAGAAGGAGCGTGGCC ggggtttGTGGAAGTGGGGGGGCCCCCCCCCAACCTCCgcctgtgccccccccctcccgaGGACGGCGGGGGCCGACAGCAAGGACGTCAGCGAGGTGAGCGAGACCACCGAGAGCACCGACGTCAAAGACAGCTCCGAGGCCTCCGACTCCGCTtcatag
- the NAA10 gene encoding N-alpha-acetyltransferase 10 isoform X4 → MNIRNARPEDLMNMQHCNLLCLPENYQMKYYFYHGLSWPQLSYIAEDENGKIVGYVLAKMEEDPDDVPHGHITSLAVKRSHRRLGLAQKLMDQASRAMIENFNAKYVSLHVRKRISEVEPKYYADGEDAYAMKRDLTQMADELRKQVEQKERGRGLWKWGGPPPTSACAPPLPRTAGADSKDVSEVSETTESTDVKDSSEASDSAS, encoded by the exons ATGAACATCCGGAATGCGCGG CCCGAGGACCTGATGAACATGCAACACTGCaacctgctctgcctgcccgaGAATTACCAGATGAAGTATTACTTCTACCACGGCCTCTCCTGGCCCCAG ctctcctACATCGCTGAAGATGAGAATGGGAAGATCGTGGGTTATGTCCTGGCCAAGAT ggaggaggacCCCGATGACGTTCCTCACGGGCACATCACGTCCCTG GCAGTGAAGAGATCCCACCGACGCCTGGGGCTGGCGCAGAAGCTGATGGACCAGGCGTCCCGGGCCATGATCGAGAACTTCAACGCCAAGTACGTCTCTCTCCACGTTCGCAAGAG GATCAGCGAGGTGGAGCCCAAATACTACGCGGACGGGGAGGACGCCTACGCCATGAAGCGGGACCTCACCCAAATGGCGGACGAG CTGCGGAAGCAGGTGGAGCAGAAGGAGCGTGGCC ggggtttGTGGAAGTGGGGGGGCCCCCCCCCAACCTCCgcctgtgccccccccctcccgaGGACGGCGGGGGCCGACAGCAAGGACGTCAGCGAGGTGAGCGAGACCACCGAGAGCACCGACGTCAAAGACAGCTCCGAGGCCTCCGACTCCGCTtcatag
- the LOC142595903 gene encoding U8 snoRNA-decapping enzyme-like, producing the protein MWEQPPLSRAAALALGRNGSGARAAGPGWRHACHVLLYAPLPAGSPPPGYAVLMQLRFDGRFGFPGGLLEPGGESLEAGLHRELREELGPAAAGLRLRPRHHRGAKAWPAGGAGSGSDAGLVTHFYIRRLRLEELVAIERGGPRAPEHGLEVQGLVRVPLGRGLPVFLRHRFAGDAREQLLGALPVLGIRPPLSEEPTGDPQNQVAGEPLTPETGGGDVTK; encoded by the exons ATGTGGGAGCAGCCGCCGTTgagccgggcggcggcgctggccCTGGGGAGGAacgggagcggggcccgggcagcggggccgggctggcggcACGCCTGCCACGTCCTGCTGTacgccccgctgcccgccggctcCCCTCCGCCGGGCTACGCCGTTCTG aTGCAGCTGCGGTTCGACGGGCGGTTCGGGTtcccgggggggctgctggagcccgGCGGCGAGTCGCTGGAAGCCGGGCTCCACCGGGAGCTGCGGGAGGAGctgggcccggcggcggcggggctgcgtTTACGACCCCGCCATCACCGCGGCGCTAAGGCCTggccggcgggcggcgccggAAGCGGAAGTGACGCCGGGCTCGTGACGCATTTCTACATCCGGCGGTTACGGCTGGAGGAGTTGGTGGCCATCGAGAGGGGCGGCCCGCGGGCACCGGAGCACGGcctggag GTGCAGGGGCTGGTGCGGGTCCCCCTGGGCAGGGGGCTCCCCGTTTTCCTGCGGCACCGCTTCGCCGGGGACGCCCgggagcagctcctgggggcCCTCCCCGTCCTCGGCATCCGGCCCCCCCTCAGCGAGGAGCCCACGGGGGACCCCCAAAACCAGGTGGCCGGGGAGCCCCTCACCCCAGAAACGGGGGGGGGTGACGTAACAAAATGA